The nucleotide window CGCGCCCCACTGGCGCGACACATCGGCGATGGCGCTGCGCGTGTCCAGCAGTTGCTCGGGCGTGAGCGATAACCGTTTGGCGTCGTAATCGTCGATGGCCTGACGGAAGGTGGTCTCGGCTTCGGCCTTTTGACCGGCGGCCGACAGCGCATAGCCCTCGGCGAGCACGACATCCGGCGAGGCTTTGCCGGTTGCTCGCGCCGCCCGAAAATCGTCGACGGCCAGCGCCGGTTCGTTGATGCGCTGGCGAAGGTAGCCGCGCTGAATCAGCAAATCCGGGTCGCCCGGCTTCTCCGCCAGCGCCTTCTCAATGCGCTCGCCCGCTTCTTTCGTCTGCGATGAGTCGCCGGCAGCGAGCGCTGTCGTCAGCAGGCTCTGGTAGATCGGACTCTTCGGATCAAGCTCGACCGCACGGCGTGCTTGCTTGATCGCTTCCTGATAGTCCTCGCGGTCGTACGCCGCATAGGCTTGCGCCGACGGCCCGCCGTAGCCGACCGTGTCGTAGGGCAGCAACTCGTAGACCGTGCCGTAGGGGGTTTCGCGTGGGTCCTGAATCGGTGCCGGGAAATTGATCTGCGTGAGTGCCTTAGGCGCACGCGCACCGGAACGCGCAAGCTTCAGACGCTTCTTGACGGCGTCGTCCTTCTCGTCGAGCGGCGCCACGAGCGCAATGGCACGCGTATGATCGCCCGCCGCCAGTGCAGCATCGGCGGCAATCAGCCGAACGTTGCGCACCTGTCCCTCGTCGAGCCAGTCCTGTTTGATGGCCTCGTCGAAGTCGGCGTCAGCCAGCGCTTTCTTGCCCTGAAGTTGTCGCAGATAGCCACGCATCTCGAGTGCGACCGTGTTCTCGTCGTTCTGAGTGAGCGCGTTGCTCGCCGCGTCTTCCGCCTCGGGCAACTGATTGTCGAGCATGAACGCGGAAATCAGCAGCAGGCGATAGCTGTCGTCCTCGGGGGCCAGACGCACGGCTTCCTGTGCAAACGGAATGGCGTCCTTCGGCTTGTTGTCGATGATGGCCTGATAGCCGGCGCTCGCCGGGTCCACGGCCATGCGCGCCCGCAGCACCTGAATACGCGCTTTCAGATCCGACGTATTCGGTGCGCCCAGCGACATTGCGGTTTCGGCGGCACTCACGCCAGCGTCGAACTTCTCCTGTGACTCCAGTCCGGCGATCCAGAGCAAAGCCCATTCGCCGCGCGACGGATCGATACGAAACGCTTGTTCGGCATGGGTCGACGCCTCCACGTATTGCTGCGCGTTGTATTCCGAGTACGCCTGCGTGGCAATCGGAAAAGCGCGTCGATAAGCCTCGGTCGGCGGCGGCCCGCCCGCCTGTGCGCCACTCAGATTCGTATTCGCATCGCGCAATGCGGGCGTATCGAATCCGTACTTGAGCGCGCTGTCGACCGCCTTGTGCGCGTCGTCGATCTTGCCCGCGCGTTGCAGCGAATAGACGAGCAGCATGCGAAGGCGCAACACATCGGGGCGCAAGCGCACGGCGGCGGCCGCTGCCGACGCGGCCTGCTCGAACCGTCCCGCCTGATAGTGCTTGTAGGCCTGATCGGCAAACTTCCACGCCTGCCCGGACAACGGCGCTTCGCCAGACGGTTTGGCGGCGTGTGCCGTCGCCTGCGCCATGGCGGGCGAGGCCGGCCAGCAGCAGGCCATGGCCGTGACGAGAAGAAGCGTTCGGAAAGGCGGCATCATGTTGCGG belongs to Pandoraea norimbergensis and includes:
- a CDS encoding NfrA family protein, whose protein sequence is MACCWPASPAMAQATAHAAKPSGEAPLSGQAWKFADQAYKHYQAGRFEQAASAAAAAVRLRPDVLRLRMLLVYSLQRAGKIDDAHKAVDSALKYGFDTPALRDANTNLSGAQAGGPPPTEAYRRAFPIATQAYSEYNAQQYVEASTHAEQAFRIDPSRGEWALLWIAGLESQEKFDAGVSAAETAMSLGAPNTSDLKARIQVLRARMAVDPASAGYQAIIDNKPKDAIPFAQEAVRLAPEDDSYRLLLISAFMLDNQLPEAEDAASNALTQNDENTVALEMRGYLRQLQGKKALADADFDEAIKQDWLDEGQVRNVRLIAADAALAAGDHTRAIALVAPLDEKDDAVKKRLKLARSGARAPKALTQINFPAPIQDPRETPYGTVYELLPYDTVGYGGPSAQAYAAYDREDYQEAIKQARRAVELDPKSPIYQSLLTTALAAGDSSQTKEAGERIEKALAEKPGDPDLLIQRGYLRQRINEPALAVDDFRAARATGKASPDVVLAEGYALSAAGQKAEAETTFRQAIDDYDAKRLSLTPEQLLDTRSAIADVSRQWGATVSVGYRGARPAGGSLGGAAISVPGNAVFSTAEVFWRPRGWLNANNHAFEVYGQLSNTLYDAGGNTIAQTGLDPCSQAPINIDPTSNRGSSGFPTTVGILGMRFTPSTDLGLTFGLERQFLLGSATRSGTFQPLRQDLQCALNQRNQTANYHSNAGNGGWQAYATYGHYIGSELRMDRPSWFTLESYVQAGYSWQDLPSDLWLTNNDTGATDARTSGKVKRRQYFAAFEVRAGQSFRMDQIDEHLVLYPYVVLGGDWLKNADRVEGLPINGVDDYELLGNSSSWSLGAGVGFNVRYYFRSDHYNTARSYVDFATQYRFNIGGGQADRAKGLFMTFTLSY